The following DNA comes from Mycobacteroides immunogenum.
CACCAACCCGACCGCCGGGCACGCCGCGGCACAGGCGGCCGAGGCCGCTATCGAGCATCTGCGCGCCCGCGGGCTGACGGTGACCCACCATGCCGCTTCGTCGGCTGCGGAATCACACGCGCTCGCGCAGGAGGCCGCCCGTACCGGTGCCCGCGGAATCGTCGCCGCGGGCGGCGACGGTCTGGTGAGCATCGCACTGCAGGCGGTGGCCGCCACCCCGATAGCGCTCGGCGTGATCCCGATCGGCACCGGAAACGACTGCGCCCGCATGCTGGATATCCCACTGGGTGACCCGGTTGCCGCCGCCGATGTGATTGCCGGCGGCAATATCCGCGCCATCGATGCCGGCCGTATCCAATATGACGGAAACACAACGTGGTTCGCCACTGTGGTGGCGTCCGGATTCGACTCCCTGGTCAACGATCGAGCCAACCGGATGAGCTGGCCGCGCGGTCGGCGCCGCTATGACATCGCGATGGCTCTGGAGGCCGCCAAACTGCGGCCGCTACCCTTCCGCATCGAGCTGGACGACCAGGTCATCGAGACCGATGTCACCCTCGTCGCGGTGGGAAACGGAACCTCGTACGGCGGCGGCATGCGCATCTGCCCGGGAGCCGTACTGGACGACGGGCTGCTAGATGTGACGGTGGTGGCGGCCGGTGGGCGGCTGCGCTTGTTGCGCTTGTCCCCTACCGTCTACAAGGGCACCCACGTCGAGCTGCCGGAAGTGAGCACCTATCGCTCGCGGCGGGTCCGGCTGTCCGCCGCCGAGATCACCGCCTACGCCGACGGCGACCCGGTCGCGCCGCTGCCTGTCGATATCGACGTGGTACCCGGCGCCCTGAGTGTCTTCGCCTAACCTGCCTTTTGCGCGAACAGGAACGCCGAGTGCGGGGTCGCATCGGGCAGGTCGGCCGGTATATAGCGACCGTGCCGCGCCAGCAGCGCTTGCGCCGTCTCGCTGGTCACCTGCCAGCCGAGGCCGGTGAGGAATTCTCCGACATCGGCGCGTTTCTCCAGGTACCACAGGTCGGCCACGTCGGGAATCTCCTGGCCCTGCATCTCTTCGGCGGCACGCCGCAACGCCTGCCCGCGTTCACGTTGCCGGGCAAGGGTTTCCGGATTGAAGAAGTCCTCACCGAAGCCCTCCACCGCGATGCGGCTGCCCGGGACGCTCAGCGCGTCAACCCGCTCGAACAGCAGATCTTGCGCCGCGGGCGGCAGATACGGCAACAGCCCTTCGGCAATCCAGGCCGATGGTTCTCCGGCATCGAATCCGCCGGCCCGCAACGCCGCGGGCCAATCGTCACGCAGGTCCACAGCCACCGGAACGTGACGGACTCCCTGGGTGGCGCCCTGCGCGTCCAAGGTGCCGATCTTGAAGGCCAAGACCTTGGGCAGATCCAGCTCGAACAACGTCGCGTCGCGCGGCCAGTCGAGCCGCCAGGCACGGGCGTCGAGCCCGGCCGCCAGGATCACCGCCTGACGAAGGCCTGCCGCACTCGCATCGCGGAAGAAATCGTCAAAGAATTTGGTGCGGCATGCGACATAGGACCGCATCGCGGCAACACGCTCGATCAGCCGGGGCTCGGCCTCCAGCAGAGCGGCGGACGGTTCTCCGTCGAAGCGGTACACGTTCCAGACACCTTCGCCCGCGGCGGTGAGAAAGTGACCGGCATACGGGTCACTGATCAACGGATTGGCGCTGCGGGTTTCCGCATCCCTGGCGCTGGCCACTCCCAACGCGGTGGAGCCGACACTCTCGGTGATTTCCCAGCTGTCTCCGTCACTGCGCGCCATGAGTTCCTTTGTACGCCAGTCCGCATGGCGCCCTGGTGGCACGGATGCACCATGGGTGGCAGCGCGGACCCCTCAAACCGCACATCCCACCCACTACACCTCAGCAAGACGCGTCCGGAAGAGCCACGGACGACAAGCTCGCACTATTTATAGAACAGGTCGATATATTTGTCTAGTAATTCTAGGGATCGGAACACACGGTGACGGATCACGCCGGCGCCTCCGAGGCAGGACGGGGCCGAGGACGGCCCATCAAGGATGGCAAGACATCCGAAGAAGTACGGTCGAAGCTGCTCGACGCCACCGAACGGGTGCTGGCCCGGGTAGGCGTGACCTCACTCAGCATGGGGGCCGTCGCCCGCGAAGCCGGGTACAGCCGGGGTGTCGTGTACCGCTACTTCGACAACCGTGACGAGGTTCTCGACGCCCTCGTGGTGCGCAGGGCCACCACCAGCATCGCGGAAACCACACCCCGGTTGATGGCCCTGGGCAGCTGGTCCGACATGGTCGTCGAGTCCATGGTGATCGTCGCGACAGAAACCACGCAGGACCCGCTACTCGGCGCTCTGGTAGATCCCGACGGCAGCCACAGCACCGCCGCGAGCCTGATCTTCGGCTCGCCGGGGCTCAGCAAGATGCTCACCTCGTTGTACGAGTCGATGTTCAACAGCGGACTGGCACCGCTACGCGAAGGTCTCAGCGCGCACGATGCCTCCCGCTACGTGCTGTCGGTCGTCATGAGCCTGCTGTCCGGCTCCATACCGGGCTGCGATGACCCCGATCAGGTACGCCGGTACGTGCGTACCTTCGTGCTTCCCGCGCTGCTGCAGACGCCGCCGCCACCACAACAGGTTTTCTCGTAATCGGTAGCAGATGTCGGATCGATGGTGCGCCGTTCGTCGGACAGGTAGAGAGTGGATCGCAGAGTTCCGCTCACCGAATACAGACGGAGGACTCCACCATGTATTACCTCGCACTACTCATCGGTCCCCAGCAGGAGCGCACACCCGACGAGGCCGCGCAGGAACTGACGGACTACCTCAACTTTCAGGCCAAGGCCGCATCGGCCATCCGCGCCGGCGACGCCCTGTACCCCGAGGCCGACAGCGTCCGGATCACCGGTGGGCCGGATGCGCCCGTCATCACCGACGGCCCGTTCGCCGAGGGCGCCGAAATCGCGAACGGCTACTACGTGTTGGAGGCCGACAACCTCGATGACGCCCTTGCGCTGGCCCGGGATATTCCGGAGGCCAAGCGCGGAGCCGTCGAGGTGTGGCCGCTGGTCGACTGCGCGCAGGAATTCGGCGGGCAGGGGTCCACGAGTTGGCTCGCGCTGCTGCTGGAGCCGGGCGAACGCGCGTATGTGCCGGGCAGCCCGGAATGGGAGGCCGTGGCCGCCCGGCATGGGGTGTTTGGCGAGAAGGCGAGCGGGCACATCAAGATCGCCGGACCGCTGCATCCGCCGTCGACGGCCACCACGGTCCGGGTGCGTGACGGAGAGACAGTTCTCACCGACGGCCCGTACATCGAGGGAACCGAGATCGCGAATGGCTTCTACGTACTGGCGACCGATGACCGCGACAGCGCCATCCAGTTGGCCGCCCAGATACCCGCTTCGATCGTGCAGCTGCGACAACTCACCGGCGTCTCGGGCTTTTAGTAGCGAATGACCGAACTGGACGGCGTCTTTCGGCGGGAGTGGGGGCCCACCGTCGCCGCCATCGCCCGGTGGTCCGGTGATCTCACCGTCGCCGAGGACGCCGTCCAGGAGGCATGTGCCGATGCCCTGCGGAGCTGGCCGCGCGACGGAGTGCCCGATAACCCCGGCGGCTGGCTGTTGACGGCCGCCCGGAATCGGGCACGCGACCGGCTGCGACGCGAAACCCTGCGTCCGGGAAAGGAGTTAGCCGCTGTGGTCGACGACATCACCGCCCGCACCGACGTCTCCGATCCGCATCCGGTGCGCGACGACGAGCTGCGGATGATGTTCACGTGCGCCCATCCCGCGCTCGAGCGGGTATCGCAGCTCGCTCTCACACTGCGGCTGGTATCGGGCCTGACGGTGGCCGAGATCGCCCGGGCACTGCTGCACAGCGAGGCGGCTATCGGCCAGCGGATCACCCGCGCCAAGGCCAAGATTCGTACCGCCAACATTCCGCTGCGGGTGCCGCCGGCCGCGCTGCTGCCCGAGCGCACACCGCACGTACTCAGCTGCATCTATTCGGTCTTCACCGAGGGGTACTGGTCGACGGCCGGACCGTCGGCGATTCGTGACGAACTCTGCGACGAGGGTGTGCGGCTGGCCGGAGAGCTGGCCATCCTCATGCCGCAGGAACGGGAAGCCAATGCGCTGGCCGCACTTGTGCTGCTTCATGATTCGAGACGACTGGAGCGGATGGACAGCACCGGCGCCCTGGTTCCCCTGGAGGAACAAGACCGGACTCGATGGGATGCTGAGCGTATTTCCCGCGGCCTGAGCCAGCTGCGGCGTGCGGCCGGATCAACCG
Coding sequences within:
- a CDS encoding class I SAM-dependent methyltransferase, translated to MARSDGDSWEITESVGSTALGVASARDAETRSANPLISDPYAGHFLTAAGEGVWNVYRFDGEPSAALLEAEPRLIERVAAMRSYVACRTKFFDDFFRDASAAGLRQAVILAAGLDARAWRLDWPRDATLFELDLPKVLAFKIGTLDAQGATQGVRHVPVAVDLRDDWPAALRAGGFDAGEPSAWIAEGLLPYLPPAAQDLLFERVDALSVPGSRIAVEGFGEDFFNPETLARQRERGQALRRAAEEMQGQEIPDVADLWYLEKRADVGEFLTGLGWQVTSETAQALLARHGRYIPADLPDATPHSAFLFAQKAG
- a CDS encoding YciI family protein, translating into MYYLALLIGPQQERTPDEAAQELTDYLNFQAKAASAIRAGDALYPEADSVRITGGPDAPVITDGPFAEGAEIANGYYVLEADNLDDALALARDIPEAKRGAVEVWPLVDCAQEFGGQGSTSWLALLLEPGERAYVPGSPEWEAVAARHGVFGEKASGHIKIAGPLHPPSTATTVRVRDGETVLTDGPYIEGTEIANGFYVLATDDRDSAIQLAAQIPASIVQLRQLTGVSGF
- a CDS encoding diacylglycerol kinase, with translation MTHLTVLTNPTAGHAAAQAAEAAIEHLRARGLTVTHHAASSAAESHALAQEAARTGARGIVAAGGDGLVSIALQAVAATPIALGVIPIGTGNDCARMLDIPLGDPVAAADVIAGGNIRAIDAGRIQYDGNTTWFATVVASGFDSLVNDRANRMSWPRGRRRYDIAMALEAAKLRPLPFRIELDDQVIETDVTLVAVGNGTSYGGGMRICPGAVLDDGLLDVTVVAAGGRLRLLRLSPTVYKGTHVELPEVSTYRSRRVRLSAAEITAYADGDPVAPLPVDIDVVPGALSVFA
- a CDS encoding TetR/AcrR family transcriptional regulator produces the protein MTDHAGASEAGRGRGRPIKDGKTSEEVRSKLLDATERVLARVGVTSLSMGAVAREAGYSRGVVYRYFDNRDEVLDALVVRRATTSIAETTPRLMALGSWSDMVVESMVIVATETTQDPLLGALVDPDGSHSTAASLIFGSPGLSKMLTSLYESMFNSGLAPLREGLSAHDASRYVLSVVMSLLSGSIPGCDDPDQVRRYVRTFVLPALLQTPPPPQQVFS
- a CDS encoding RNA polymerase sigma factor — encoded protein: MTELDGVFRREWGPTVAAIARWSGDLTVAEDAVQEACADALRSWPRDGVPDNPGGWLLTAARNRARDRLRRETLRPGKELAAVVDDITARTDVSDPHPVRDDELRMMFTCAHPALERVSQLALTLRLVSGLTVAEIARALLHSEAAIGQRITRAKAKIRTANIPLRVPPAALLPERTPHVLSCIYSVFTEGYWSTAGPSAIRDELCDEGVRLAGELAILMPQEREANALAALVLLHDSRRLERMDSTGALVPLEEQDRTRWDAERISRGLSQLRRAAGSTGPYLPQAIIAALHATAPSWEDTDWRAICLAYDRLVTMTDSPVVLVNRALAIGLRDTPEAGLTALEKVAHDPRLSRSNLPATVRADLLRRAGRHGEAIDWYRTALSANGSDPGREFLRRRIAECEELL